One Triticum dicoccoides isolate Atlit2015 ecotype Zavitan chromosome 4B, WEW_v2.0, whole genome shotgun sequence genomic window carries:
- the LOC119291251 gene encoding uncharacterized protein LOC119291251 has product MWSFASNAIAGSIKKRVQPSKGSLSNPDCSDDDGSSCASREEGLECPICCESFNIVENVPYVLWCGHTMCKNCILGLQWAVVKFPTLPIQLPLFVSCPWCNLLSFRLVYKGNLKFPRKNYFLLWMVESMNGDRAKFHSSGHEERQSVCPSSGGTSSSQHHRRTPTARAETSSARDRNAAANTSNTASVSLQKLMVCFVQLTAKFPLVIMFLLIVLYAVPASAAVLLLYVLVTFLFALPSFLILYFAYPTLDWLVREIFT; this is encoded by the coding sequence ATGTGGAGTTTTGCATCAAATGCCATAGCTGGAAGCATAAAGAAAAGGGTGCAACCATCAAAAGGCAGCCTATCCAATCCTGATTGCTCTGATGACGATGGTTCTTCATGTGCAAGTCGAGAGGAAGGCCTTGAATGCCCAATATGCTGCGAATCCTTCAACATCGTAGAGAACGTTCCTTATGTCTTGTGGTGTGGTCACACAATGTGCAAGAACTGCATCCTAGGTCTTCAGTGGGCTGTTGTCAAGTTCCCAACCCTTCCTATCCAGCTGCCTCTCTTTGTCTCATGTCCTTGGTGCAACCTATTATCTTTCCGGCTGGTGTACAAAGGCAACCTCAAGTTCCCACGTAAGAACTACTTTCTGCTCTGGATGGTTGAGAGCATGAATGGTGACAGAGCAAAGTTCCATTCCTCTGGTCATGAAGAGCGCCAATCAGTATGTCCCTCCAGTGGTGGCACCAGTTCCAGTCAACACCACCGAAGAACCCCTACGGCACGAGCAGAGACCTCTTCTGCCAGAGATAGAAATGCCGCTGCCAACACCTCCAACACTGCCAGCGTGTCTCTCCAAAAGCTCATGGTGTGCTTCGTGCAGCTGACTGCCAAGTTCCCGCTCGTGATAATGTTCCTCCTCATAGTTCTCTACGCCGTCCCTGCCAGCGCCGCGGTTCTGCTCCTGTACGTCCTTGTCACGTTTTTGTTTGCGCTGCCGTCGTTTCTGATCCTCT